A genomic window from Flavobacterium hankyongi includes:
- a CDS encoding RHS repeat-associated core domain-containing protein, with amino-acid sequence MKRIYILFLFLTFNVLFAQNNRQQNTNRLPDDPIIIDPEEPTDPTDPSLAGEVGETKGELSVSLAGAAMYNVSIMVPPGINGVEPKIGLSYNSQAGVGLAGFGWNISGLSSITRIPATIFHDGFNDPVDLDSNDRFALDGQRLILTGGTYGAVGSTYTTENFSNLKITLKSANSSFYNIENGSAIQIYSKLTFKVEYPDGSIAYYGNSLDSSTSVISGITSWENPQGLKVNYTYANSTEYLYVASIKYGSKASTTGINEIQFVYKDRINAEQSYTRTILINNNKLLSEIKVLGNNYGFRSYTLNYDITTGYELLRTIQEKSGINSSFLRPIYFTYDISTDNNTIQNIGGRNIYSDRFFRDFDIGDFDGNGTFDAINYWSYNNTLNFVNNFSDSVTLTEQNLSLSGLFVANPEAKFRAINNFEYGVTGVKKSNKSAICAVVMDKIQQKIYFKIFTKNSSGLVLNETKELDETGTDFSSYQYYSASSFWKFGDFNGDGISDFIHYNSQLKKIKFVNLDNRMTTNYVVNLGTLDLEKYREVRYGDFNGDGKTDFIVISSSGDYSKLTLYTLDKTNTSIEKLLEMNIESIYPKNNPPYGRTILQGDFNGDGKLDLWFTKAKQILYYTANTFTMETDNTVMPDDDNTYAITADIDKDNKTDVVIVSKKLTYVSSHTAYACDFGPMSIEYYQQNCPYTYTVDKYSYDVQINTLIRRGKSWRSNQYTYLTGGVEYSNQQPSSLSPIFVDINKNSQKNTLTLCSGSNYLRYLDLSKLYSEKTLVSVERNNKIQNITYKKLSDTNVYTSVTATEDFPNYDMPSVDTYKVVSKISDNSSGTIKTQEFKYYGGVSNLEGLGFLGFKGVSRTNWHSSSSQIISNISKIDISKRGAVIDNFSVLGDINPDFNLTVGTPFISRTQTFYNNEDTVYENPLLSNKVYNLKATLIKNFNGLESTSIETAKKYNVYNSIVEVTTNYKNGATTDKTVVVNNVYSGVSSNPYMVDKLTQSNSLSTVFPSGDTFSTEEQYSYNVNLLTQIKKKGDGTDYITEDNQYDPFGNIKTKTISASGVATRVNSFEYDASGRFLTKKTDIEGFITNYTYNNFGLLLTESFPTLTTTSLKNQYTYDAWGKLISKKDFYNKITTYAYQNTFDGGYSKETTYPSGAYSKITYNLLGLEVRNEVKDINGNLSFVDTNYDIDNKIIYKSQPHNGVANVWNEIQYDAYGRVTQTSNLKSGASPGKVTVYNYPLGTTTVTENDGVKFKTTTKNSLDQIISLTETPGGTINYSYFPNGNLKSTNCNGATILIIQDGWGRKKELNDPSAGNRKYEYNNYGELTKEEVVGKGEIIYNLNGVGKLLTKTIKDASGGVKSLSTYTYDPTNKIIKTIRLDDYANSTFSTNSFQYDSFNNVIEDSEELSGKAKFKKNITYDSFGRKSNTIYTVENSLDNKKSTKSITHTYKNGFEWQLIDNATGLPIWETKTTNPNGQILTASLGNGINITNAYDIYGFPTQNKHDKSSTNIMTLNNTFDPVSGNLTYRSNNMFGSWDETLAYDNADRLTSYKDGLNYQTQSYNNNGTISNNAIGSYAYSNSAKPYQTTSVTPLNQDLAQGYLAYYGARTQNITYNIFKAPEKIDEASKEIIDFEYNAFNNRSAMCYGSLDPNKVLRPYKKYYSADGSMEIRIKTSAPASIELVTYIGGNAYNAPAFVSSDGTTQKTYYFHKDYQGTIVGISDNLGTIVEKRMFDVWGEMIKYQKGITTTIPFDTGTMLSDRGYTGHEHLQGVNLINMNGRIYDFKFHRFLQPDNNIQDPYNTQNYNRYAYVMNNPTRYTDESGETWGAFFGWLAGAIFSTYVHGGQATGNPNPLEWNAGQWGSAVSSAVAPTVFSYASNAATDSVNGYITSYGQPTAAQQEYMNNNPIVNVAESHGYISSRIGSSNNVIISNETNREEFEVLASIDLPKVYQRDKNTGFNSDPSSTCAYDCKRSIDKFYFKKEVYDEAFFNSAENGTNTFFTTRDFLKNEGYNVSKFTRGVNLASLANSIKANQITMIQWIPPTLEGSGWTHASLVKSVERGLQSGQYRIGIMDPAGYRSYIYQNEFNIIKTLLTIWK; translated from the coding sequence ATGAAAAGAATATATATACTATTTCTATTTTTAACATTTAATGTACTATTTGCTCAGAATAATAGGCAACAGAATACAAACAGACTACCTGATGATCCAATAATCATTGATCCTGAAGAGCCTACTGATCCTACAGACCCTAGCTTAGCAGGTGAGGTTGGTGAAACAAAAGGAGAATTGTCAGTTTCACTGGCAGGAGCTGCAATGTACAATGTCTCAATAATGGTTCCTCCGGGGATAAATGGTGTAGAGCCAAAAATTGGATTATCATATAATAGTCAAGCAGGGGTTGGTTTAGCAGGTTTTGGTTGGAACATTTCAGGGTTATCATCTATCACACGTATTCCAGCGACAATATTTCATGATGGTTTTAATGATCCAGTTGATTTAGACAGTAATGATAGATTCGCTTTAGATGGGCAAAGACTTATATTAACAGGAGGTACATATGGTGCAGTTGGTTCAACTTATACAACAGAAAATTTTTCTAATTTAAAAATCACTTTAAAATCAGCTAATTCATCTTTTTATAATATTGAGAATGGGAGTGCCATTCAAATATATAGCAAATTGACATTCAAAGTTGAGTATCCTGATGGCTCTATTGCTTATTATGGTAACTCTCTTGATTCTAGTACATCTGTGATATCTGGCATAACATCTTGGGAAAATCCACAAGGCTTAAAAGTTAATTATACTTATGCTAATTCAACAGAATATTTATATGTAGCATCTATAAAATACGGTAGCAAAGCGTCAACAACAGGTATCAATGAAATTCAATTTGTTTATAAAGACAGAATTAATGCAGAACAAAGCTACACAAGAACTATTTTAATTAATAACAATAAATTATTAAGTGAAATAAAAGTATTAGGGAATAATTATGGGTTTAGAAGTTACACTTTAAACTACGACATTACAACAGGATATGAACTTTTGAGGACCATACAGGAAAAATCAGGTATTAATTCGAGTTTTTTAAGACCAATATACTTTACTTATGATATAAGTACGGATAACAACACTATCCAAAATATTGGTGGGCGAAATATTTATTCTGACCGTTTTTTTAGAGATTTTGACATAGGTGATTTTGATGGAAATGGAACCTTTGATGCTATAAATTATTGGTCATATAATAATACTTTAAACTTTGTAAACAATTTTTCAGATTCTGTCACTTTGACCGAACAAAATTTATCATTATCTGGGCTGTTTGTTGCTAATCCTGAGGCTAAATTTAGAGCAATAAATAATTTTGAATATGGTGTCACTGGAGTTAAAAAATCCAATAAGAGTGCTATATGTGCTGTTGTAATGGACAAAATACAACAAAAAATTTATTTTAAAATTTTCACAAAAAATTCATCAGGATTGGTTCTTAATGAAACAAAGGAACTTGACGAAACTGGCACAGATTTTTCGAGTTATCAATATTATTCTGCTTCTTCCTTTTGGAAATTTGGAGATTTTAATGGTGACGGAATATCTGACTTCATTCACTACAATAGTCAACTTAAAAAAATAAAATTTGTCAACCTTGATAATAGAATGACAACTAATTATGTTGTTAATCTTGGGACTTTAGATTTAGAGAAATATAGAGAGGTGAGGTATGGAGACTTTAATGGAGATGGGAAAACAGATTTTATTGTTATTTCTTCTTCTGGAGATTATAGTAAACTAACTTTATACACTTTAGATAAAACTAATACAAGTATTGAAAAACTACTTGAAATGAATATTGAATCTATTTATCCAAAAAATAATCCTCCATATGGTAGAACAATCCTTCAAGGAGATTTTAACGGAGATGGGAAATTAGATTTGTGGTTTACGAAAGCAAAACAGATTTTATATTATACTGCCAATACCTTTACAATGGAAACTGATAATACAGTTATGCCAGACGATGATAATACATATGCAATAACTGCTGATATTGATAAAGATAATAAAACAGATGTTGTAATTGTATCTAAAAAATTAACCTATGTTTCATCACATACGGCTTATGCCTGTGATTTTGGCCCTATGTCCATTGAATATTATCAGCAAAATTGTCCATATACTTATACTGTTGATAAGTATAGTTATGATGTTCAAATCAATACTTTAATTAGAAGAGGAAAATCATGGAGGTCTAATCAGTATACTTATCTTACAGGAGGGGTTGAATATTCAAATCAACAGCCTTCATCGCTTTCTCCTATATTTGTGGATATTAACAAGAATAGTCAAAAAAATACTTTGACACTTTGTAGTGGTTCAAATTATTTAAGGTATTTGGATTTGTCAAAATTATACAGCGAAAAAACATTAGTATCTGTTGAACGCAACAATAAAATTCAAAATATAACATACAAAAAATTAAGTGACACAAATGTATATACTTCTGTAACTGCAACAGAAGATTTTCCTAATTACGATATGCCTTCTGTAGATACATACAAAGTTGTATCTAAGATTAGCGATAATAGTTCTGGGACTATTAAAACTCAAGAATTTAAATATTATGGTGGTGTGAGTAACTTAGAAGGTCTTGGCTTTTTAGGGTTTAAAGGTGTGTCTCGCACAAATTGGCACTCTAGCTCATCTCAAATAATCTCAAATATTTCTAAAATTGACATATCTAAAAGAGGTGCAGTAATTGATAATTTTTCAGTTTTAGGTGATATAAATCCAGATTTTAATTTAACTGTAGGTACTCCATTTATAAGCAGAACACAAACTTTTTATAATAATGAAGATACTGTTTATGAAAATCCATTATTGTCAAACAAGGTTTATAATTTAAAAGCAACACTCATTAAAAATTTCAATGGTCTTGAAAGCACAAGTATTGAAACAGCAAAAAAATACAATGTGTATAATTCGATTGTAGAGGTCACTACAAATTATAAAAATGGGGCAACCACTGATAAAACAGTTGTTGTGAACAATGTTTATAGTGGTGTTTCAAGTAATCCCTATATGGTCGATAAGTTAACACAATCAAACAGTTTATCTACTGTTTTTCCAAGTGGTGATACTTTTAGTACAGAGGAGCAATATTCGTATAATGTTAATTTGTTAACTCAAATAAAGAAAAAAGGGGATGGAACAGATTATATTACAGAAGATAATCAATATGATCCTTTTGGAAATATTAAGACTAAGACCATTTCTGCTTCTGGAGTAGCTACAAGAGTAAACTCTTTTGAATATGATGCATCAGGTCGTTTTTTGACAAAGAAAACGGATATAGAAGGCTTTATAACAAATTATACCTACAATAATTTTGGGCTCTTATTAACAGAATCTTTTCCAACATTAACCACAACATCATTAAAAAATCAGTACACTTATGATGCATGGGGAAAATTAATATCAAAAAAGGATTTTTATAATAAAATAACAACGTATGCATATCAAAATACTTTTGATGGTGGATATTCAAAAGAAACCACATATCCTAGTGGAGCATATTCTAAAATAACATATAATTTGTTGGGACTAGAAGTTCGAAATGAAGTTAAAGATATAAACGGAAATCTTTCATTTGTTGATACGAATTATGATATTGATAATAAAATCATTTATAAATCTCAACCACATAATGGTGTTGCAAATGTTTGGAATGAAATCCAATATGATGCTTATGGAAGAGTAACTCAGACATCTAATTTAAAATCAGGTGCTTCTCCCGGAAAAGTGACTGTTTATAATTATCCATTAGGTACGACGACAGTGACAGAAAATGACGGTGTAAAATTTAAAACGACTACTAAAAACTCTTTAGATCAAATAATAAGCTTGACGGAAACACCGGGAGGCACAATTAATTATAGTTACTTTCCAAATGGAAATTTAAAATCTACGAATTGTAATGGGGCAACCATATTGATTATTCAAGACGGTTGGGGTAGAAAAAAAGAATTAAACGATCCATCTGCTGGAAATAGAAAATATGAGTATAATAATTATGGAGAACTAACAAAAGAAGAAGTTGTTGGTAAAGGTGAAATTATTTACAATTTAAATGGTGTTGGTAAATTGCTAACAAAAACTATTAAAGATGCAAGTGGTGGTGTAAAAAGTTTGAGTACTTATACATATGACCCAACAAACAAAATTATTAAAACTATACGTTTAGATGACTATGCAAATAGCACATTTTCGACCAATAGTTTTCAGTACGATAGTTTTAACAATGTTATTGAAGATTCTGAAGAATTGTCAGGTAAAGCTAAATTTAAAAAGAATATAACTTATGATAGCTTCGGAAGAAAAAGTAACACAATATATACAGTAGAAAATAGTTTAGATAATAAAAAATCGACAAAATCTATAACTCACACTTATAAAAATGGTTTTGAGTGGCAATTAATTGATAATGCAACTGGTTTACCTATTTGGGAAACAAAAACAACTAATCCTAATGGACAGATTTTAACGGCATCATTAGGGAATGGTATCAATATTACAAATGCCTATGACATATATGGTTTTCCTACTCAAAACAAGCACGATAAATCGTCAACAAACATTATGACTTTAAATAATACTTTTGACCCTGTAAGTGGAAATTTAACATATAGATCAAATAATATGTTTGGTAGTTGGGATGAAACATTAGCATATGACAATGCTGATCGATTAACTAGTTATAAAGATGGGTTGAATTATCAAACTCAAAGCTACAACAACAATGGTACTATTTCTAACAATGCTATAGGAAGTTATGCTTATAGTAATTCTGCTAAACCATATCAAACTACATCAGTAACCCCTCTTAATCAAGATTTAGCTCAGGGTTATTTAGCATATTATGGAGCCAGAACTCAAAATATAACCTATAATATTTTTAAAGCCCCAGAAAAAATTGATGAAGCTTCAAAAGAAATTATAGATTTTGAATACAATGCTTTTAATAACAGATCAGCTATGTGTTATGGTAGTTTAGATCCAAATAAAGTTTTACGCCCGTATAAAAAATATTATTCGGCAGATGGATCTATGGAAATACGAATTAAAACATCTGCTCCAGCATCAATAGAATTAGTAACCTACATTGGTGGCAATGCATATAATGCTCCTGCATTTGTCTCAAGCGATGGAACAACTCAAAAAACATATTATTTCCATAAAGATTACCAGGGTACCATTGTAGGTATTTCAGATAATTTAGGAACTATAGTAGAAAAACGTATGTTTGATGTGTGGGGTGAAATGATTAAATATCAAAAAGGAATAACTACCACAATTCCGTTTGATACAGGGACAATGTTATCAGACAGAGGTTATACTGGGCATGAGCATTTACAAGGTGTGAATTTAATTAACATGAATGGTCGTATTTATGATTTTAAATTTCACAGATTCTTACAGCCAGATAATAATATTCAGGATCCTTACAATACACAAAATTACAATCGTTACGCTTATGTAATGAATAACCCTACAAGATATACTGATGAATCAGGTGAGACTTGGGGAGCTTTTTTTGGATGGTTGGCTGGTGCAATATTTTCTACCTATGTGCATGGGGGACAAGCAACTGGAAATCCTAATCCTTTAGAATGGAATGCAGGACAGTGGGGAAGTGCAGTGTCCTCTGCTGTAGCTCCCACGGTATTTAGTTACGCTTCTAATGCAGCTACAGATAGCGTAAATGGCTACATAACAAGTTATGGACAACCAACCGCAGCACAACAGGAATATATGAATAACAATCCAATTGTTAATGTTGCCGAAAGTCATGGGTATATTAGTAGCAGAATAGGATCCAGTAATAATGTGATTATAAGTAATGAAACAAATAGAGAGGAATTTGAAGTTTTAGCATCAATAGATTTGCCAAAAGTTTATCAGAGAGACAAAAACACAGGGTTTAATTCTGATCCATCTTCGACTTGTGCATACGATTGCAAAAGAAGTATTGATAAATTTTATTTTAAAAAAGAAGTTTATGATGAGGCATTTTTTAATAGTGCTGAAAATGGGACTAACACATTTTTCACGACAAGAGATTTTTTAAAAAATGAAGGATATAACGTTTCTAAATTTACACGTGGTGTAAATTTAGCTTCATTAGCTAATAGCATTAAAGCAAATCAAATAACAATGATTCAATGGATACCTCCAACACTTGAAGGTAGCGGTTGGACACATGCCAGCCTAGTCAAGAGCGTAGAAAGAGGACTCCAAAGCGGTCAGTACAGAATAGGTATAATGGATCCTGCGGGCTATAGATCATATATATATCAAAATGAATTTAACATAATAAAAACTCTTTTAACTATATGGAAATAA
- a CDS encoding T9SS type A sorting domain-containing protein, whose translation MRITLLLFLLFLSETINAQHKIKFNYDSAGNQTLRSLCVNCPTSKMANDSIVKEENIITKEEIEQENLISQVKYFPNPVLEELNVNWINSQQSSLQKIDLYSLNGQFIKSFLLSKNQESISIPFNNYAEGYYNLILSFSDNNRKTIKIVKIKN comes from the coding sequence ATGAGAATTACTTTACTTCTTTTTTTGCTCTTTTTGAGTGAAACCATAAATGCTCAGCATAAAATAAAATTTAATTATGATTCTGCAGGAAACCAAACACTACGATCTTTATGTGTAAACTGTCCTACTTCAAAAATGGCAAATGATTCAATAGTAAAGGAAGAAAACATAATTACTAAGGAAGAAATTGAACAGGAAAATTTAATAAGTCAAGTGAAATATTTTCCTAACCCTGTTTTAGAAGAATTAAATGTAAATTGGATTAATTCTCAACAAAGCAGTTTACAAAAAATAGATTTATATTCTTTAAATGGACAATTTATAAAGAGCTTTCTGTTAAGTAAAAATCAAGAGTCTATAAGTATTCCTTTTAATAATTATGCAGAAGGATATTACAATTTGATTTTAAGTTTTAGTGATAATAATCGGAAGACTATCAAAATAGTTAAGATTAAAAACTAA
- a CDS encoding dipeptidase: MENIKQYVQENKERFLNELIDLLKIPSVSADSAYAQDVIDTANAVKASLEKAGCDVVELCETPGYPIVYGEKIIDKNLPTVLVYGHYDVQPADPIELWDSPPFEPVIKKTDVHPEGAIFARGACDDKGQMYMHVKAFEYMIKNNCLPCNVKFMIEGEEEVGSKSLGWFVERNQDKLANDVILISDTGMISNQQPSITTGLRGLSYVEVEVTGPNRDLHSGLYGGAVANPINILTKMIASLHDENNHITIPGFYDKVEELSTEERAQMAKRPFSQDAYNKALDIATEYGETGYTTNERNSIRPTLDVNGIWGGYTGEGAKTVIASKAYAKISMRLVPNQDWEEITELFKKHFESIAPKAVKVKVSPHHGGQGYVTPIDGIGYQAAAKAYHDSFGVEPIPVRSGGSIPIVALFEKELKSKTIMMGFGLDSDAIHSPNEHYGIFNYLKGIETIPLFYKYFTEMNK, encoded by the coding sequence ATGGAAAATATTAAACAATACGTTCAAGAAAATAAAGAACGTTTTTTAAATGAATTGATTGATTTATTAAAAATACCTTCAGTAAGTGCCGACAGTGCTTACGCTCAAGACGTAATTGATACAGCAAATGCGGTAAAAGCAAGTTTAGAAAAAGCAGGATGTGATGTTGTTGAACTTTGCGAAACTCCAGGCTATCCAATTGTTTATGGAGAAAAAATAATTGACAAAAACTTACCAACTGTCCTAGTATATGGTCATTACGATGTTCAACCGGCTGACCCAATTGAACTTTGGGACTCACCTCCTTTTGAACCAGTAATCAAGAAAACAGATGTACACCCTGAAGGTGCTATTTTTGCTCGTGGAGCTTGCGATGATAAAGGTCAAATGTACATGCACGTAAAGGCATTTGAGTACATGATTAAAAACAATTGCTTGCCTTGTAATGTTAAATTCATGATTGAAGGTGAGGAAGAAGTTGGATCTAAAAGTTTAGGCTGGTTCGTAGAAAGAAACCAAGATAAATTAGCCAATGATGTGATTTTAATTTCAGATACTGGAATGATCTCTAATCAGCAGCCATCAATCACAACAGGTTTACGTGGTTTAAGCTATGTAGAAGTTGAAGTTACTGGTCCAAACCGTGATTTACACTCAGGATTGTATGGTGGTGCAGTTGCTAATCCAATTAACATATTGACTAAAATGATTGCATCTTTACATGATGAAAACAATCACATTACAATACCTGGTTTTTATGATAAAGTAGAAGAACTTTCTACTGAAGAAAGAGCTCAAATGGCAAAAAGACCTTTTAGCCAAGATGCGTATAACAAAGCTCTTGATATAGCTACAGAATATGGCGAAACAGGATACACAACAAATGAAAGGAACTCTATAAGACCAACTCTTGATGTTAACGGTATTTGGGGCGGATATACAGGTGAAGGTGCAAAAACTGTTATTGCAAGTAAAGCCTATGCAAAAATTTCGATGCGTTTAGTTCCTAACCAAGACTGGGAAGAAATTACAGAATTATTTAAAAAACACTTTGAAAGCATTGCACCTAAAGCAGTAAAAGTAAAAGTTAGTCCACATCATGGAGGACAAGGCTATGTAACCCCTATTGATGGGATTGGTTATCAAGCTGCTGCAAAAGCTTACCACGATTCATTTGGTGTAGAACCAATTCCGGTACGTTCTGGAGGAAGTATTCCAATTGTTGCTTTATTTGAAAAAGAATTAAAATCTAAAACCATCATGATGGGATTTGGACTGGATAGTGATGCAATTCACTCACCAAATGAACACTATGGTATTTTTAACTACTTAAAGGGAATTGAAACTATTCCTTTATTCTACAAATACTTCACTGAAATGAATAAATAA
- a CDS encoding class I SAM-dependent methyltransferase yields the protein MSKKKFISEVLKSTGTIGALSPSSSFLAKKMLEPIDFSKTECIVEFGPGTGVFTKKLLENMRPDAKLLAFEINPTFIEELKLIKDNRLVLINDSAEKIKGYLKENGFTSANYIVSSLPFAMIPDEVVDSILTNSDNALSEGGKYIQFQYSLNAKKKLEGYFSEISINFTLLNLPPAFVYICSK from the coding sequence GTGAGTAAGAAAAAATTTATTTCAGAAGTACTAAAATCTACAGGAACTATAGGCGCTTTGTCGCCTAGTTCCTCTTTTTTGGCAAAAAAAATGCTGGAACCCATCGATTTTAGTAAAACAGAATGCATTGTAGAATTTGGACCAGGAACAGGTGTTTTTACCAAAAAACTACTTGAAAATATGCGTCCTGATGCTAAACTTTTAGCATTTGAAATCAACCCAACATTTATTGAAGAGCTGAAACTAATCAAAGACAATAGACTGGTCTTAATTAATGATAGTGCCGAAAAAATAAAAGGTTATTTAAAAGAAAACGGATTTACTTCAGCTAATTACATCGTTTCATCGTTGCCATTTGCCATGATTCCAGATGAAGTTGTAGATTCTATTTTAACCAATTCTGACAATGCCCTTTCAGAAGGCGGAAAATATATTCAATTCCAATATTCATTAAATGCAAAAAAGAAATTAGAAGGATATTTTAGTGAAATTAGTATCAATTTTACGCTTTTGAACTTACCTCCAGCCTTCGTTTACATCTGTTCAAAATAA
- a CDS encoding flavin monoamine oxidase family protein: MKKTICIAGGGISGLYSALQLSDLDYNVIVLEASENHWGGRIETTVLENFITEWGPMRFETKLQPKFGKLIDDLKIELLPFNGPQANPSQFPQYDLPLQEQNLNALDLLRKGILLMMGKNPNNPLDFGCQNWIDSLTEEDFRIMRKESKLNGKFMWKMGFWNALSEDGILSHQALMKIRDTGTFYHMIPDNLNAIEWVIWWLRAFKTDGQILATIKKGTDEITKQMLLKLQQRKNVTLINGAKLVSFKNNEKKLVEATYTKKEEKLTLAADHLLLAMPQYPLKKLYHSLPEEIREQLDSVNGFAMTKVFFILDKPWWEYNQSPQARANRMPTREIHYFRRAKTNDFDGYGMILLYTDKPATEFWNYYIENRNKHEFAEVNNNDEIKQQFANFMSKDVYRSLQGNEAMSTTGLQLTKEALLKYANMSLNEIKEDIEKSIVSYGIRDWSCAPYGAGNHCWRPGVKSWEIQEQFKAFALDNSDVKNIHIIGEAYSDYTGFIEGAINSSDWALEEITGKKMTINFN, translated from the coding sequence ATGAAAAAGACAATTTGTATTGCCGGAGGAGGAATTTCTGGTCTTTACAGCGCACTTCAACTTAGCGATTTAGATTACAATGTAATTGTTCTTGAAGCCTCAGAAAATCATTGGGGCGGAAGGATAGAAACCACTGTTTTAGAAAATTTTATTACAGAATGGGGTCCTATGCGTTTTGAAACTAAATTGCAACCCAAGTTTGGCAAATTAATTGACGATTTAAAAATTGAGCTTCTTCCTTTTAATGGACCACAAGCCAATCCTTCACAATTCCCTCAGTATGATCTACCGTTACAAGAACAGAATCTTAACGCTTTAGACTTATTGCGTAAAGGCATTTTACTTATGATGGGTAAAAACCCAAACAATCCACTAGATTTTGGCTGTCAAAACTGGATTGATAGTTTAACTGAAGAAGATTTTAGAATCATGCGTAAGGAATCTAAACTGAATGGAAAATTTATGTGGAAGATGGGATTCTGGAATGCTTTGAGTGAAGATGGTATTTTGTCTCATCAGGCTTTGATGAAAATACGTGATACTGGGACATTTTATCACATGATTCCAGACAATTTAAATGCAATTGAATGGGTTATTTGGTGGTTGAGAGCTTTTAAAACAGATGGGCAAATTTTGGCTACCATCAAAAAAGGTACAGACGAAATTACCAAACAGATGCTCTTAAAACTTCAGCAAAGAAAAAACGTGACACTTATAAATGGTGCCAAATTAGTTTCTTTCAAAAACAACGAGAAAAAACTTGTTGAAGCAACTTATACTAAAAAAGAAGAAAAATTAACTCTAGCTGCTGATCATTTATTATTGGCAATGCCTCAATATCCATTAAAAAAACTATATCATTCTTTGCCAGAAGAGATACGAGAACAGTTGGACAGTGTAAATGGTTTTGCGATGACTAAAGTCTTCTTTATACTAGACAAACCTTGGTGGGAATACAACCAATCACCGCAGGCGAGAGCCAATAGAATGCCTACACGCGAAATTCATTACTTCCGTCGCGCAAAAACCAACGATTTTGATGGCTATGGAATGATTTTATTGTATACAGACAAGCCTGCTACCGAATTTTGGAACTACTACATAGAAAACCGAAACAAACATGAGTTTGCTGAAGTAAATAACAACGATGAAATCAAACAACAGTTTGCAAATTTCATGTCAAAAGACGTATATCGTTCGCTTCAAGGCAACGAAGCCATGTCAACTACAGGTCTACAACTTACAAAAGAAGCCTTGTTGAAATATGCAAACATGAGCTTAAACGAAATTAAAGAAGATATTGAGAAATCTATTGTGTCCTATGGAATTCGTGACTGGTCGTGTGCCCCTTATGGCGCTGGAAATCATTGTTGGAGACCAGGAGTAAAATCATGGGAAATCCAAGAGCAATTTAAAGCCTTTGCATTAGACAATTCTGATGTAAAAAACATTCATATTATTGGCGAGGCCTATTCGGATTACACAGGTTTTATTGAAGGCGCAATCAATTCATCCGATTGGGCACTTGAAGAAATAACTGGGAAAAAGATGACGATTAATTTCAATTAA